Below is a genomic region from Nitrosopumilus sp. b3.
TAGAATTGTTGTTGCAGGTGCTACAAGTGGGGTAGGAAAGACATCAATTACTTGCTCAATCATCTATGGTTTACAAAAAAAAAGTTTTACTGTTCAACCATTTAAGGTTGGACCTGATTATATCGATCCAGGTTATCTTTCAAGTATTTCTAACCGTGAAACATACAACTTGGATGCTTGGTTAATGGGTGAAAATCAACTTTTGAATAGCTTTCTTTCAAACTCAAAATCTAATATTTCCGTTATAGAAGGTGTCATGGGATATTATGATGGATTTAGCGGTAATTCAAACTATGCAAGCACTCATCATGTAGCATCTTTAACAAAATCCCCTGTCATATTGGTTTTAGATGCAAGCAAAACTTCCCGTTCCATTGCTGCTACTGCACTTGGATTTTTGAAATTTCATAAAAATTCTCGTATATCTGGGATTATTCTTAACAAAATAGGCAGTAAAAAACATGAACTTTTGTGTAGAAGTGCTCTAGAAAAAACTAAAATCCCAATAATTGGTGTAATTCCAAAAAATCCTTTATTGCAAATCCCATCTCGACATCTTGGATTAATTTCAACATTAGAGAGTAAAATTCTCAAACAACAAATTCAAAAAACATCTAAAATTATTTTAAAAAACATTGATATAAATCAAATAATAAAAATTACAAAAAATTCATCTGATCTAAATAAAAAATCTAAACTAACACACAAAAAAGCAAAAACTACTATCGCTGTTGCTCTTGACACTTCATTTAATTTCTACTATCAAGATAATTTAGAAGCATTACGTCGTGAAGGTGCAAAAATAAAATTCTTTAGTCCTGTTAAAGATAAAAAAATCCCAAAATGTGATGGTCTTTACATTGGTGGTGGTTTTCCTGAAGTTCTAGGTAATTCTCTTGAAAAAAACCAAATCATGAAAAAATCAATAAAAAAATTATCTGAAGACAGTCTTCCTATTTATGCTGAATGTGGTGGATTAATGTATTTGACAAAATCCATATTATCTGAAAATAAAAAATACAAAATGATTGGCCTATTTGATGCTGAAACCAAAATGACAAAGAAAATGACACTAAATTATACAAAAGGTAAGATTATTTCAAAAAATTCAATATCTGAAAAACTCCATAATTTTCAAGGACATGAATTTCACTACTCTCATTTAGATTCTGTTTCATCTGACTCAAAATATGCTTATTCTTTAGAAATAGGTGAAGGAATTAAAAATCATCAGGATGGATTAATTCAAGATAATACTTTAGCATCCTATGGTCATCTCTATTTTGATAGCTCAAATTATGCAGAAATTTTTGTTAAAAACTGTATAAAATATTCAAAGCGATGATTCCGCTCTAATAAGTTTGAAAATAGCATTAATTGTGGCAGATACTGACGAACTTCCTCCTTTTCTACCCATATTTGTGATAAATGGAACTTCTTCCAACTTTGCTAGTTCTGCTTTTGATTCAGCAGCACAGATAAATCCTACTGGAATTCCAATAATTAAAGCAGGTTTTACTATGCCTTCTTTGACCATTTGAATTACTTCTAAAAGTGCTGTAGGAGCATTTCCTATCGCAACAACTCCTCCATCAATATCTGATATTGCTTCTCTCATTGATACTTGTGAGCGAGTTTTACCTTCTTTTTTTGCTAATTCCATAATTTCTGGTTTTGAAATATTGCAAACTATGTTATTTCCAAAATCTTTAGGATTTTGTTTATTCATTCCTCCAATTACTCCATTTACATCAACTACTATACTACAGCCATTTTTTAAAGCATTCATTCCACTTTGAATTGCATCTTTGTGAAAAATCAACTTATTTTTATCTGCAAAATCAAAATCAGCTGTTGAATGAATAATTCTTCTCACAATAGGCCATTCTTTTTCATTGAATTCATGAGGGCCTATCTCATCTTCAATCATTTGCATACTTGCATCTTCAATTGATTGGCCTTTCTTAGTTTGCATCTTCAACCTCTTTTGCTCTCTCTAATATCAAATCTATCATTTTTTGATCTGTTCCTATATGTTTTGTAATGTATGCCTTCTTTATTGTAGATTTTTCAAGTGCTGGAATCAAATCATTATTAATATCAGTTTTAACATGTGCACCTTCATGAAGAAAATAAAAAACAATTATCAACACTTTGGGATTGTCTTTTTCACATTTTTTGATTCCTTCAAAAATATCAGGCTGTTCTATTTCCAGCCAACACCTGCTAACATTCCTGTAGGAATCTGTCAATTCATTTACAATGTAATCTAATGATCTCTGTGCATTAGGATCTTTACTACCGTGCCCAATTATCATTACATCCACTTCCTTATTTGGAAGTATAACTTCATTTTCTTGCAGAGTTGTAGATATTCTGTTTTCAACAACATCTACCAAAGTTTTATGCATGCTCATTTGTTTTGTGACTAGAAATTTTACTTTGGTGTCTTTTTGAAATTTCATTACATCAGTTACCGCATTTTTTACTTTTTTACCAGGATACAAAAAGTATGGAACTATAGTTAAGGAATCTATATCTTGTTTTAGACATTTAGGAATTCTATCTTCAATGTATGGAGGCTCTACCTCAAGAAAACAAAAATCAGTAAAAACATAGTCACCTTTAGCCTTGATTCCTTTACAAATTACTTCTAATTCTTCAGAAGCTTCTCTTTCTCTACTTCCTCTATCAATCAATAATAACCCTTTTTTCAATTCATAATCCTCGCTATTGCTATTGTCAAATTTGGTGGGAATTTCTGTTTTTCTACAATTAATTCTCCTCCAGAAACCTTGATTGCAGCAGCTTCAGAAACACTTGCAGTTCCCTCAAATGCTTTTACTGTTTCAGAAGGGTTTGGTGCAGAAATCTCTGCCAAGTTTTCTCTATCTACATATTCTACTGGAATTCCCATTTCTTTACCAAGATCAATTAATCCTTGTACATCTTGTGGTTTTTTTATTGATACTAATTTTGCAATAGATTTTGAACTAAGTTTGAATTTTTCCAAACAAGTTTCAATTCCTTCTCTAATAGTTTCTTTTGTAGTATCCCAATGTAATCCGATTCCGATTACTAAACTTGGAGGACGATAAACCACAGATTCTTTTATTATATCATCATCTATTATTTTGTCAGAAATTATCAAACATGCTTTTGAATTTGATTTTTTTAAATCTTCAATATTTTCATAAATTACAACATTCTTTGGTAATTTTTTATACCAATCTTTATTCCCTGTATCTTGAAGAACACCTATGGACTCTTCATTTACCATATGTGCACTAATTTTTGTTACAGTAGAATCATCATCAATTTTCCAACCAAATTCTTTTCCAACCAAATCAACAGATATTGTTTTGTTTACATCTGCTGCAGTGGTAATTACTGATATTGCCCCAAGTTTTTCTGCAATTTCTTCTGTAAGTTCATTAGCACCTCCAATATGTCCAGATAAAACACTAATAACAAAATTCATTTTATCATCAATTACAATTACAGCAGGATCCGTTTTTTTATCTTTCAAATGTGGTGCAATTAATCTAATGACTGCACCTAATGAAAAAAGACAAATTAATGCATTATTCCTCTTGAAAAGTTCAACAATTTTCTCAGATGTAGGCTCAGAATACCATATTATTTCATTATTCTCATTTGATAGTTTTGATGGTGCAAAAATTTTCCAGTGTGGAAATAACTCCTTTAGATTTTCACCAATTTTTACTCCATTTTTAGTAATAGCAAGTACCGAAGTTTTTTCCATATTCAAAATCTTCCAGCTTTAATAAAATACCTTACTCTTCAGATTTTCTAGCTAAAATATTCCCATTAAAATCAAAAAGTATTACTTCAATTGGAACCTTTCCTTCTGAATGCTTTCTCATATGTTTATGCGTCTCACCACAAATTAAATCAAAAAAACCTTCTATCTTATTTTCTAGAATTATCTCCGAGACATGTCTTGCTGTATTAGCTTTTTTGATTTTTTGAATAACATTTTCATTTGCGTTACACCTTTTTGCTAATTCAGATAGAAAACTCATATCGACTTTTGATCCTTTCACATGCGTTTGTTTTACCCCTGCCGCCATTTTTGCAAGTTTTCCGATAAAGCCAACTACATATGCTTTTTTGATATTTTTTTTACTGCATTGCTGAATAGTATATCCCGAAAAATCCCCCATCTGAACAAAACAATGCTCAGGTAAATCTACTATCTTTTTTGCAAAATCTTCACTTCTACCCCCAGTTGTAAGTACAACAGTATCATTCCCCATTGCAATTGCAACATCTAGATTTTGCCTAATTGATGCTGCATAAGATGCAGTTGAAAATGGAATTACTATACCACTAGTTCCTAAAATTGAAATTCCGTTAATTATTCCTAATCTAGGATTATCTGTTTTAGGTCCTAACTCTTTACCTTTAGGAACCGAAATTACAACTCTAATTCCATTTTTCAAAAGAATTTCTTTCCCAGTTTCTCTTAAATTTTCTGTAATCATTTTTTTCGGAACAGGATTTATTGCAGGTTTATTAATTTCTAAACCTAATCCTGGTTTGGTTACAATTCCTACTCCTTCTCCACCATCAATTTCAATTTCGTTTATTTTGTTAGTTATTGATAATTCAACAATTATCTCTGCCCCATGGGTTACATCCGGATCATCCCCACCATTTTTAATCACAGAGCATTTTGCATTATTCATTTCATATTCACAGGAATGCACAGGAATCTGAATGAAAGATCGTTTTGGTAATAGAATATCGACATTTTCTATTTCCTTTTGATTTATTATTGCCAATAATGCTGCTTTAGCTGCTGCAGTTGCTGAACTTCCAGTAGTATACCCTGTCTTTAGTTTTACCCTTTCTTCTTCCACATATGTTAATTTCATTTTATGGTATTAACTCTTATTTCAAAATTTTTGAGAATCAACTAAATAGATTTAAAATTAAATCAAACTTGGTTCAATTATGGTTAATTATCAGAAGATTGTTGTAACTGGAGCAAGTGGATTCATTGCAAAAAATCTTAGAAAACATCTATCTGCAAATAACATCGAATTAATCTCAATATCCAGAAATGATTTCAAAAATTTCAAATGTGAATCTAAAATTATCTCAAACTATTATAATGAAAAAAATTTACTTAAAAAAATTAAAAATTCAGATGCATTAATCCATCTTGTAGGAATAGGTAAACAATCTGTTAACACTGATTATCATATAGTGAATACTGGATTAACAAACCATATGGTTAACTTGAGTAAAAAAGCTAAGATTAAAAAAATTGTTTATTTGAGTGGATTAGGCGTTTCTTCAAATACCTCATTAGGTTATTTTATTTCCAAGTATAATGCTGAACAACAAATCATTAATTCTGGATTAAATTTCACCATCTTTAGACCATCATATATTATTGGAAAAGATGATTATTTTACAAAATATCTAAAAAAACAAGTTAAAAAAGGTGAAATCAAAATTCCAGGCTCTGGAAAGTATTCAATTCAACCAATTCATATCAATGATGTTGTAAAAATTATTTTCAAATCATTTTCTGAAGAAAAATTTAAGAATAAAATTATTGATCTTGTAGGTTCTGAGACTATTACTTTTGAAAAATATGTAAAATTATTTTCTAAAGGAACTAACACGAATATTAAAAAAATTAATTTGGAAAATTCATATCATGATGCAATTACTAATCCAAAATCCGATTTTGGAATTGATGATCTCAATATTCTAATTGGTAATTTCCAAGGTAATTATACCAAATTAAAAAAACTAACTGGTATGAAATTTGAATCTGTGATAAAACTATTAGAGTCCGGCAGATTGCTTTAATACTGCAGCCTTGTCTGTTTTTTCCCAACTAAATTCAGGCTCGTTTCTTCCAAAATGACCGTATGACGCAGTTTTTTTATAAATTGGTCTTTTCAAATCTAATTGAGAAATAATGCCTGAAGGCTTCATATCAAAATTCTTTCTAACCAAGTCTTCGATTTGATTTTCTGGAATTTTGTTTGTTCCAAATGTATTTACGTAAAGTGACACTGGTTCTGCAACCCCAATTGCATATGCTAATTGGACCTCGCACCTATCGGCTAGTTCTGCTGCTACAAGATTCTTGGCTATATATCTACACATGTAACATGCTGATCTATCAACTTTGGAGGGATCCTTTCCTGAAAAAGCTCCACCTCCATGTCTTCCAAATCCTCCATAAGTATCAACAATAATTTTTCTTCCAGTTAAACCTGCATCACCATGCGGACCACCAATTACAAATTTACCAGTTGGATTGATGTGAATTTTTATTTCATCATTCCAAAGATTTCCTAAAACCGGCTTGATTACTTTATCTATTATTTCATTTGTTATTTGTTCTTGAGAAATTTCTGGTGCATGTTGTGTTGAAACTACGACAGTTTCAATTTTTACTGGTTTGTTGTCTTCATATCTGACAGAAACTTGGGTTTTCCCATCAGGTCTTGCCCAAGGAAGTACATGATTTTTTCTAACTTCAGATAATTTCTGTGCAAGTTTCTGTGATAGTAGAATTGGCATTGGCATAAGCTCTGCTGTTTCATTTGTTGCATAGCCAAACATTAATCCTTGATCCCCCGCACCCTGCTCTTTTTCTTCAGTAGCTGTAACCCCCTGACTGATATCTGGGCTTTGAGAATGCAAACGTAGTGTTATCTCACAAGTTTCTGTATCAAACATCAAATCTTTGTTATCATATCCGATATCTCTAATTGTTTTTCTAACTAATTCTTCTTGAGATTTTTTATCAAAATTTGCTTTAGATGTTACCTCGCCTGCAACTGCTACAAAGTCTGTAGTTACCATTGTTTCAACAGCTACTCTTGAATCTGGATCTTGTTTGAGGAATTCATCTAAGAATGCATCTGAGATATTATCACATATTTTATCAGGATGTCCTTCTGTTACTGATTCAGATGTGAATAGAAAGCTGTTAGTCATTAAATCGCCCCTGTTAACTAGAGTTCATTTTCTAGTTTGATAAATAAGACGTTATTGCCTCTTACGATAACTCTTCCATAATTTGCAATTGTTTTACCATCATGAAGCTCTTCAGCATCAGTCATAATCAAATTCATGTATGAATCAACATTGTCCATTTTTCCTTTATACTCTACTTCGTTTTTTAGTCTCACTGTAACTTTCTTCTTTGTACTTTTTTGAAGAGTTGTTAGAGGTCTTTTTGCACTATTTGTTTGGGACACTAATTGTTCACTTGTTTTGAAACTTTTTTCTCTTGAATAAAAGCCTTACCTCGTTTGTAAAAATTGAAATTCCTTAAATTTTTTCTTCTTTTTCTAATAATTATACAAATGATCCCTACTGGTTTACAAAAATTAGATGAATTCTTGTCTGGGGGAATTCCTGATGGCGTGATTGTTGATATTTTTGGTGGGAATGGAACTGGAAAAACTCAACTTCTTTTACAATTATGTATGAATTCAATTAAAAGTGGTGGAAATGTTTTGTATTTGGATACAACTGGTGGATTTAGACCTGAAAGAATTTTAGAAATTCAAAAACACTTTGGAATCGAATTTGATTATCTTGAAAAAATCACTGTATCTAGAATTAGAAATACTTCAGAACAAATTAAATCAATTAACAATTTTGGAAAAAATCATTTCTCATTAATAGTAATTGATAATATTACTGATTTATTTTCATATGAATACAAAAACGATGAAACCATATTTGAAAAAAATTCATTATTTATGAAATATTTGAATCAGTTGTCAAAATTTGCAATTACCAACAAAATTCCAATTATAATTACTAATATGATTAGAATCCTTGAAGATAAAGAAGTAGAAAATATGAAAAGTGCAATTGATCCTTTTACACATATCAAAATACATCTATCTAAAAACTCATCAAAATTTCAAGGCCAAATTTATTGGGCATTTGATAAACAATCTTTTTCTTACACAATCAATAAAATGGGTTTATCACATAATTCTGAAGATATTTAACGGTCAATCATAATATTTTATCAATGGCAGGAATTTTTGATTCAATTCCAATAATCACTGTTGTATTATTTACACTTGGATTGATTGGTGTTATTGTTTATGCGAGATCACAAAGAAACACAACAGACGAATCAGATTCTTGAATCTTTATTTAAAAAATTTGGATTTTCTAAACTAACTGAAATTCAGAAAAAAGCGTCACCATTTATTTTACAAAAAAAAGATTGTTTAGTAATAGCTCCAACGGGTTCAGGAAAAACAGAGTGTTCTGTGATTCCCATTTTTTCAATTATGAAAAAATCTAAAAAACAGGGAAAAATCAAAGCTCTCTACATAACTCCTCTACGTGCATTAAACCGTGATGTATTTAGAAGAATCACAAAATACGCCCAACAAAATGAATTATCAATTGAAATCAGACATGGAGATACAACTCAAAAAGATAGGAAAAAAATTAATGAAAATCCTCCAGATATTCTAATTACAACCCCTGAAACTCTAGTTATACTTTTGACACAAATTAAAATGCTTAATGCATTATCTGATTTAGAATGGATAATAATTGATGAAGTTCATGAATTACTCTCTAGTGAAAGAGGTTCTCAACTCTCATTAAGTATTGAAAGATTAGAATTCAATTCCAAATTTCCACTCACCAAAATAGGATTGTCTGCTACAGTAGGAAATTTTGAAGAGGCAGGAAAATTCGTTGTTGGGACTAAAAGAAAATGTGAGATAATCAGAGATACATCAGTAAGAAAATATGATGTAGAAATAAAATTTGTGCAAGGCACAATTTCTGATGTTGCTGAAAAAATAATCGATTATGTTTTAGAATTAAAATTAGATTCTCCTGTACTTCTATTTACTAATACGAGAGGAGAAGCAGAATTTCTAGCCTCAATTTTGAAAGATAAATCATCCATTCCTATTGAATTACATCATGGTTCCCTCTCAAAGGAAGTAAGGGAAGAAACTGAATCATCTTTACGTGATGGAAGACGAGGTATTGTTGTATGCACCTCATCATTGGAATTAGGCTTAGATATTGGCTCTATTGAATTAGTAATTCATTATGGTTCACCTAGACAAGTATCAAAATTTGTACAAAGAATAGGAAGAAGTAGACATAATCGTGATGCATCAGCTAAGGGGTTAATTATAACAAATAATCCTGATGATGAATTTGAAGCTCAAGCAATACTTGATCGTATTCAGGAGGGCTCAATTGAAGAACAAAAAATTCATGATGGTTCTTTAGATGTCTTGGCGCATCATTTGGTTGGATTTGCAATGCAAAGTGGTGAAATTTCAGTTGAGCAAGCTTTTGATTTGGTTACTAAAGCATACCCGTTTAGGAATTTACAAGTCAAAGATCTTGTAGATGTCCTAGATTTACTGGATTCTAATTACCTAATATTCTTTGATAGAACAAAAATGACTTTTTGGAAGAAAGGCCGTTCATTCAAATATTATTTTGAGAATCTTTCAACAATTCCAGATATTCTGAAATTCAAAGTTTTTGATAGTGTAGGTAAAAAAATTATTGGTTCACTAGATCAAAGATTTGTAGGCGATTTTGGGGATTCTGGAAATATTTTTGTACTAAAAGGTTCACAATGGCGAATATTAAATGTCGATGAAAAATCTTTCACTGTAAATGTTGAGCCATTTAGAGGAGGTGGAATTACTGTCCCTTATTGGGAGGGTGAAAGTATTCCCATTGACTATAAAACTGCAAGAAAAGTAGGAAACTTTCGTAGTAGAGTAAAGCATGGTTCACTAATTTTGAACAATAAACTAATTGAAAAATTAAATTTTGATATAATACCTGATGAAAAAAATATCATAATTGAATCAAATAGATCTCAAGGTTCAATTGTAATTCATTCGTGTTTTGGAACTAAAATTAATTCTACAATTTCCACATTACTTTCTTCATTTCTTTCATCACTACTAGGTTCAGTAGTTGATTCACGTTCTGATGGTTATAGAATTGTTTTATCTTCTAGATCACGTATTTCAGAAAAACTTTTCACTGAAGTCATTAAAGATAACTATGATCTACATTCAATTATTAGTGCTTCACTAACAGGAACCCATAATGTAAATTGGAGAACATGGTGTGTTGCTAAAAAATTTGGAATTGTTGGGCGTGGAGCTATTTACGAAAGAAAATCAGCTAGGTTTTTGTATGAACGATACTCCAAAACTGCACTTGTACGTGAAGCACTTCGTGAATTATTTCATGACAAATATGATCTTAAAAATTCTGATAGCATATTGAAAAAAATCCGTGAGGATCAAATCCATATAAAATGGTTGGAAGTAGATCAATTTTCAAAATTAGCAGAACCTATTTTAGATCATACGACAAAATATTACTCATCTCCTGCCAATCTTGATAAAGGAATTCTTGATCTTGTCAAAGCTCGACTTCAGAAAACAAAACATCGTCTAATTTGTGCTAGATGTGGCAAATGGGAACGATTAGTTGAAACTCACGAAGTTAAAAATATCTTAATCTGCCCTTATTGTAAGGGAAGACAAATTACTGCTACCTATCATTCTGATTATGATCTCCCAAAAATTATCAGAAAGAAACATGAAGGAAAAAAGCTATCAGCTGATGAAAAACACAAGTTTGATCGTGCCTGGAAAGTATCATCCTTGGTGGAGAATTTTGGTAAAACAGCCATCATTGTAATGTCTGGATATGGTGTTGGTGCTGACACTGCAGCACGAATTTTACGAAACATGGTTGATGAAGAACATCTATTAAAACAAATCTATGAGGCAGAAAGACAATATGTTGTAACCAGAGGATTTTGGGATTCTTAATTTTTCTTAGTAATTTTAGAAAATGCAGAAATAAACAATTCAATTCTACCTTCTAATCCTGCCTTTGCATTTAATCCCGTTATTGAAACAATTTCACCTAATTCACATTTGTCGATTAGTCTTGCTTGATTTCTCCATCCTTTAACCCAAATTTGACCTGTATCATCTTCTACAAACATTTCTGAAAGTGATATTGATTCGCCAGATTTTGTTTGTACTTCACGTCTTTCAGGAACTTTTAAGATAATTGCTTCAATACAATAACTTCCATCTACTTTGACATCATTGATTTTTGTTCTAATTTGAGATAATGATGGAATAGATTCATCATTATCTATTTTTCTTACAAATGAATTATCATCAAGTGTAATTGAATTTCCATATACTTTTGATGGCATGCACTCAATTACATCACCTTCCACACAAATACTGGTTGAATTTGAAAAATCACTAATATTGTACAGGTTCTTCTTGTTATCTACTGCTAAAATCATATTATTTCCTTTCTCTGTTGGTGATATAGA
It encodes:
- a CDS encoding U6 snRNA-associated Sm-like protein LSm6, translated to MSQTNSAKRPLTTLQKSTKKKVTVRLKNEVEYKGKMDNVDSYMNLIMTDAEELHDGKTIANYGRVIVRGNNVLFIKLENEL
- a CDS encoding cobyrinate a,c-diamide synthase, translated to MRIPRIVVAGATSGVGKTSITCSIIYGLQKKSFTVQPFKVGPDYIDPGYLSSISNRETYNLDAWLMGENQLLNSFLSNSKSNISVIEGVMGYYDGFSGNSNYASTHHVASLTKSPVILVLDASKTSRSIAATALGFLKFHKNSRISGIILNKIGSKKHELLCRSALEKTKIPIIGVIPKNPLLQIPSRHLGLISTLESKILKQQIQKTSKIILKNIDINQIIKITKNSSDLNKKSKLTHKKAKTTIAVALDTSFNFYYQDNLEALRREGAKIKFFSPVKDKKIPKCDGLYIGGGFPEVLGNSLEKNQIMKKSIKKLSEDSLPIYAECGGLMYLTKSILSENKKYKMIGLFDAETKMTKKMTLNYTKGKIISKNSISEKLHNFQGHEFHYSHLDSVSSDSKYAYSLEIGEGIKNHQDGLIQDNTLASYGHLYFDSSNYAEIFVKNCIKYSKR
- the metK gene encoding methionine adenosyltransferase — translated: MTNSFLFTSESVTEGHPDKICDNISDAFLDEFLKQDPDSRVAVETMVTTDFVAVAGEVTSKANFDKKSQEELVRKTIRDIGYDNKDLMFDTETCEITLRLHSQSPDISQGVTATEEKEQGAGDQGLMFGYATNETAELMPMPILLSQKLAQKLSEVRKNHVLPWARPDGKTQVSVRYEDNKPVKIETVVVSTQHAPEISQEQITNEIIDKVIKPVLGNLWNDEIKIHINPTGKFVIGGPHGDAGLTGRKIIVDTYGGFGRHGGGAFSGKDPSKVDRSACYMCRYIAKNLVAAELADRCEVQLAYAIGVAEPVSLYVNTFGTNKIPENQIEDLVRKNFDMKPSGIISQLDLKRPIYKKTASYGHFGRNEPEFSWEKTDKAAVLKQSAGL
- a CDS encoding DEAD/DEAH box helicase, yielding MRDHKETQQTNQILESLFKKFGFSKLTEIQKKASPFILQKKDCLVIAPTGSGKTECSVIPIFSIMKKSKKQGKIKALYITPLRALNRDVFRRITKYAQQNELSIEIRHGDTTQKDRKKINENPPDILITTPETLVILLTQIKMLNALSDLEWIIIDEVHELLSSERGSQLSLSIERLEFNSKFPLTKIGLSATVGNFEEAGKFVVGTKRKCEIIRDTSVRKYDVEIKFVQGTISDVAEKIIDYVLELKLDSPVLLFTNTRGEAEFLASILKDKSSIPIELHHGSLSKEVREETESSLRDGRRGIVVCTSSLELGLDIGSIELVIHYGSPRQVSKFVQRIGRSRHNRDASAKGLIITNNPDDEFEAQAILDRIQEGSIEEQKIHDGSLDVLAHHLVGFAMQSGEISVEQAFDLVTKAYPFRNLQVKDLVDVLDLLDSNYLIFFDRTKMTFWKKGRSFKYYFENLSTIPDILKFKVFDSVGKKIIGSLDQRFVGDFGDSGNIFVLKGSQWRILNVDEKSFTVNVEPFRGGGITVPYWEGESIPIDYKTARKVGNFRSRVKHGSLILNNKLIEKLNFDIIPDEKNIIIESNRSQGSIVIHSCFGTKINSTISTLLSSFLSSLLGSVVDSRSDGYRIVLSSRSRISEKLFTEVIKDNYDLHSIISASLTGTHNVNWRTWCVAKKFGIVGRGAIYERKSARFLYERYSKTALVREALRELFHDKYDLKNSDSILKKIREDQIHIKWLEVDQFSKLAEPILDHTTKYYSSPANLDKGILDLVKARLQKTKHRLICARCGKWERLVETHEVKNILICPYCKGRQITATYHSDYDLPKIIRKKHEGKKLSADEKHKFDRAWKVSSLVENFGKTAIIVMSGYGVGADTAARILRNMVDEEHLLKQIYEAERQYVVTRGFWDS
- a CDS encoding precorrin-8X methylmutase, translated to MQTKKGQSIEDASMQMIEDEIGPHEFNEKEWPIVRRIIHSTADFDFADKNKLIFHKDAIQSGMNALKNGCSIVVDVNGVIGGMNKQNPKDFGNNIVCNISKPEIMELAKKEGKTRSQVSMREAISDIDGGVVAIGNAPTALLEVIQMVKEGIVKPALIIGIPVGFICAAESKAELAKLEEVPFITNMGRKGGSSSVSATINAIFKLIRAESSL
- a CDS encoding cobalamin biosynthesis protein, whose amino-acid sequence is MEKTSVLAITKNGVKIGENLKELFPHWKIFAPSKLSNENNEIIWYSEPTSEKIVELFKRNNALICLFSLGAVIRLIAPHLKDKKTDPAVIVIDDKMNFVISVLSGHIGGANELTEEIAEKLGAISVITTAADVNKTISVDLVGKEFGWKIDDDSTVTKISAHMVNEESIGVLQDTGNKDWYKKLPKNVVIYENIEDLKKSNSKACLIISDKIIDDDIIKESVVYRPPSLVIGIGLHWDTTKETIREGIETCLEKFKLSSKSIAKLVSIKKPQDVQGLIDLGKEMGIPVEYVDRENLAEISAPNPSETVKAFEGTASVSEAAAIKVSGGELIVEKQKFPPNLTIAIARIMN
- a CDS encoding NAD-dependent epimerase/dehydratase family protein; protein product: MVNYQKIVVTGASGFIAKNLRKHLSANNIELISISRNDFKNFKCESKIISNYYNEKNLLKKIKNSDALIHLVGIGKQSVNTDYHIVNTGLTNHMVNLSKKAKIKKIVYLSGLGVSSNTSLGYFISKYNAEQQIINSGLNFTIFRPSYIIGKDDYFTKYLKKQVKKGEIKIPGSGKYSIQPIHINDVVKIIFKSFSEEKFKNKIIDLVGSETITFEKYVKLFSKGTNTNIKKINLENSYHDAITNPKSDFGIDDLNILIGNFQGNYTKLKKLTGMKFESVIKLLESGRLL
- a CDS encoding ATPase domain-containing protein, translating into MIPTGLQKLDEFLSGGIPDGVIVDIFGGNGTGKTQLLLQLCMNSIKSGGNVLYLDTTGGFRPERILEIQKHFGIEFDYLEKITVSRIRNTSEQIKSINNFGKNHFSLIVIDNITDLFSYEYKNDETIFEKNSLFMKYLNQLSKFAITNKIPIIITNMIRILEDKEVENMKSAIDPFTHIKIHLSKNSSKFQGQIYWAFDKQSFSYTINKMGLSHNSEDI
- a CDS encoding CbiX/SirB N-terminal domain-containing protein is translated as MKKGLLLIDRGSREREASEELEVICKGIKAKGDYVFTDFCFLEVEPPYIEDRIPKCLKQDIDSLTIVPYFLYPGKKVKNAVTDVMKFQKDTKVKFLVTKQMSMHKTLVDVVENRISTTLQENEVILPNKEVDVMIIGHGSKDPNAQRSLDYIVNELTDSYRNVSRCWLEIEQPDIFEGIKKCEKDNPKVLIIVFYFLHEGAHVKTDINNDLIPALEKSTIKKAYITKHIGTDQKMIDLILERAKEVEDAN
- a CDS encoding cobalt-precorrin-5B (C(1))-methyltransferase, giving the protein MKLTYVEEERVKLKTGYTTGSSATAAAKAALLAIINQKEIENVDILLPKRSFIQIPVHSCEYEMNNAKCSVIKNGGDDPDVTHGAEIIVELSITNKINEIEIDGGEGVGIVTKPGLGLEINKPAINPVPKKMITENLRETGKEILLKNGIRVVISVPKGKELGPKTDNPRLGIINGISILGTSGIVIPFSTASYAASIRQNLDVAIAMGNDTVVLTTGGRSEDFAKKIVDLPEHCFVQMGDFSGYTIQQCSKKNIKKAYVVGFIGKLAKMAAGVKQTHVKGSKVDMSFLSELAKRCNANENVIQKIKKANTARHVSEIILENKIEGFFDLICGETHKHMRKHSEGKVPIEVILFDFNGNILARKSEE